In one Vulgatibacter incomptus genomic region, the following are encoded:
- a CDS encoding tetratricopeptide repeat protein, with protein MFNRKILIVAVAAALVSACAGAPTPPPKLLEQVQLREETGEELFAKGVEAMKAEQWDAAKEAFAKAAERDPKLANAPYNLGILAEKQGDLAGAEAAYRAALVADPAHRGANLNLGQVYRLRGALAEAAALYEKALGANEFDVDYLNNLAVIYRLEKKYDAAVGSLRKLLSRTPKNPEAYKNLGLVYLDQGNYRLAEFVLAEARNLDDKDAGVANNLGMIAEHNGERRQALGLFKRAVELDPACYSCRMNVGAAALAFRDYHAAHEAFSTAAGLEPNAYEAHLMNGFALQGTKQAKEAAEAFDKVLSLRQNQPDALFALADLYYGPLADLNRSKGLFQSYVASGGPKRDVAQQRLQMIDMKIQAGATSAEEEKAKPAIRKSKGGGTSIEDMDFIPDGAGDEDDAGVAAPAGDAPAAPAEDADGAGEAPAGA; from the coding sequence ATGTTCAATCGCAAGATTTTGATCGTCGCTGTCGCCGCCGCGCTCGTGTCCGCCTGCGCCGGGGCCCCGACTCCGCCTCCGAAGCTCCTCGAGCAGGTACAGCTCCGGGAGGAGACGGGTGAGGAGCTCTTCGCCAAGGGCGTGGAGGCCATGAAGGCCGAGCAGTGGGACGCCGCCAAGGAGGCCTTCGCGAAGGCCGCCGAGCGGGATCCCAAGCTCGCCAACGCTCCGTACAACCTGGGGATCCTGGCCGAGAAGCAGGGCGACCTCGCGGGCGCCGAGGCGGCCTATCGGGCGGCCCTCGTGGCGGATCCCGCCCACCGGGGCGCGAACCTCAACCTGGGCCAGGTCTACCGGCTGCGGGGGGCTCTCGCCGAGGCGGCTGCGCTCTACGAGAAGGCGCTCGGGGCCAACGAGTTCGACGTCGACTACCTCAACAACCTGGCGGTGATCTACCGCCTGGAGAAGAAGTACGACGCGGCCGTCGGCTCGCTGCGCAAGCTGCTCTCGCGTACGCCGAAGAACCCCGAGGCCTACAAGAACCTCGGTCTGGTCTACCTGGATCAGGGCAACTACCGCCTGGCCGAGTTCGTCCTCGCCGAGGCCCGCAACCTCGACGACAAGGACGCGGGCGTCGCCAACAACCTGGGCATGATCGCCGAGCACAACGGCGAGCGTCGCCAGGCGCTGGGCCTGTTCAAGCGTGCGGTGGAGCTCGATCCGGCTTGCTACTCCTGCCGGATGAACGTCGGCGCCGCTGCGCTCGCGTTCCGCGACTACCACGCGGCGCACGAGGCGTTCAGCACGGCGGCCGGCCTCGAGCCCAACGCCTACGAGGCCCACCTGATGAACGGCTTCGCCCTCCAGGGTACGAAGCAGGCGAAGGAGGCGGCGGAGGCGTTCGACAAGGTGCTCTCGCTCCGCCAGAACCAGCCCGACGCGCTCTTCGCCCTCGCGGACCTCTACTACGGCCCGCTGGCTGACCTGAATCGGTCGAAGGGACTCTTCCAGTCCTACGTCGCCTCGGGCGGTCCGAAGCGGGACGTCGCCCAGCAGCGGCTCCAGATGATCGACATGAAGATCCAGGCCGGTGCGACCAGCGCCGAGGAGGAGAAGGCCAAGCCTGCGATCCGGAAGTCGAAGGGCGGCGGCACCAGCATCGAGGACATGGACTTCATCCCCGATGGGGCTGGCGACGAGGACGACGCAGGGGTGGCAGCGCCGGCTGGCGACGCTCCTGCCGCGCCTGCCGAGGATGCCGACGGGGCAGGTGAGGCCCCCGCCGGGGCTTGA
- a CDS encoding FHA domain-containing protein: MSDSKKAGLILKITGPDGGSRDVAVDKESLTVGSGPSANVRVEDPSVSSIHLMIKWEAGAVHAIDLGSESGTRFKGNTIGDPTALQSGDVVEIGKTRISVSFGSAHALKVPPFSGEKGANAAAESAAKNASRPSGKSGYLLGGMRGRNASSLFYEELPAEQRASSKERALDIAMIWGDTIIEAAQFQSGQVTVGGAEGNQFKVYIEGVDKHVLATINGDQATLEAPAGGQILVRRKGRDEKAGTSVTIGLEDRARIKLGAVEFVVRFMKPDEKTKSGFFEGMDLYFTKILSISVMACIVLLAALMITPISNDLLAEDLFKNNARISQILLHPPSLPSRSSTSPASRRARRPRTRRAPSARRRRSRRRPIAPRTARRRSIPTSVRRTARRSSTRVCSAPWARMTARPRTSSGPAVSAAA, encoded by the coding sequence ATGAGCGATTCTAAGAAGGCTGGATTGATCCTGAAGATCACGGGGCCCGACGGTGGAAGCCGCGACGTCGCGGTGGACAAGGAGTCCCTCACGGTGGGCTCCGGACCGTCCGCAAACGTCCGCGTCGAAGACCCCTCCGTCTCGAGCATCCACCTGATGATCAAGTGGGAGGCCGGTGCGGTCCACGCGATCGACCTGGGCTCCGAGAGCGGCACCCGGTTCAAGGGCAACACCATCGGCGATCCCACGGCCCTCCAGTCCGGCGACGTGGTCGAGATCGGCAAGACCCGGATCTCCGTCTCCTTCGGTTCCGCCCATGCGCTGAAGGTCCCGCCGTTCTCGGGTGAGAAGGGCGCCAACGCCGCCGCCGAGAGCGCCGCCAAGAACGCGAGCCGGCCGAGCGGCAAGAGCGGCTACCTCCTGGGCGGCATGCGGGGCCGCAACGCCTCGTCGCTCTTCTACGAGGAGCTCCCGGCCGAGCAGCGCGCCTCTTCGAAGGAGCGGGCCCTCGACATCGCGATGATCTGGGGCGACACGATCATCGAGGCCGCGCAGTTCCAGTCGGGCCAGGTGACCGTCGGCGGCGCCGAAGGAAACCAGTTCAAGGTCTACATCGAGGGCGTCGACAAGCACGTCCTCGCCACGATCAACGGCGACCAGGCCACGCTCGAGGCGCCGGCCGGCGGCCAGATCCTGGTCCGCCGCAAGGGCAGGGACGAGAAGGCGGGGACCTCCGTCACCATCGGCCTCGAGGATCGCGCGCGCATCAAGCTGGGCGCCGTGGAGTTCGTCGTCCGCTTCATGAAGCCGGACGAGAAGACCAAGTCCGGCTTCTTCGAGGGCATGGACCTGTACTTCACCAAGATCCTCTCGATCTCGGTGATGGCCTGCATCGTCCTCCTCGCGGCCCTGATGATCACGCCGATCTCGAACGACCTCCTCGCCGAGGATCTCTTCAAGAACAACGCGCGGATCAGCCAGATCCTCCTGCATCCCCCGAGCCTCCCCAGCCGAAGCTCGACCTCTCCGGCCTCAAGGAGGGCGAGAAGGCCAAGGACGAGGAGGGCGCCTTCGGCAAGAAGGAGGAGAAGCAGAAGGAGGCCGATCGCTCCAAGGACGGCTCGCAGAAGGTCGATCCCAACAAGCGTGAGGAGGACCGCAAGAAGATCCTCAACGCGGGTCTGCTCGGCGCCATGGGCGCGGATGACGGCGCGGCCTCGAACATCTTCGGGCCCGGCGGTCTCGGCGGCGGCATGA
- a CDS encoding outer membrane beta-barrel domain-containing protein, with translation MKTYLNRILAGLFAAALPTFALAEDAGVPAGFVEVSDNVTSDNLRLHTVQRKEFSDGGRHEVVLYPGIVQLNTKFTSHAGFGAQYVYHLHENFALQAMGQYFWHNQQVGFVGDLNTRAQLTPEAATALTLQWAATGGFEVAPIYGKFSFYEGAIGHFSIVLSGGAGVGGTRIQLQDNPEPTFGDTGMKFVGQVGAGFRVRLNENLLVRLEFRDLVYTAKVDRINGCSAADLDAINRGSGSVTGSCKEEKFSGSDANAQKTIAGELVKQPSSDVLNNLGVYGGVSYTF, from the coding sequence ATGAAGACCTATCTGAATCGAATCCTCGCCGGGCTTTTCGCCGCGGCGCTCCCCACCTTCGCACTCGCCGAGGACGCGGGCGTTCCCGCCGGCTTCGTCGAGGTCTCGGACAACGTGACGAGCGACAACCTCCGTCTCCATACCGTGCAGCGGAAGGAGTTCTCGGACGGAGGCCGCCACGAGGTCGTCCTCTATCCCGGGATCGTGCAGCTCAACACCAAGTTCACGAGCCACGCGGGCTTCGGCGCCCAGTACGTCTACCACCTGCACGAGAACTTCGCCCTCCAGGCGATGGGCCAGTACTTCTGGCACAACCAGCAGGTGGGCTTCGTGGGCGATCTGAACACCCGGGCCCAGCTCACCCCGGAGGCTGCCACCGCGCTCACGCTGCAGTGGGCGGCCACCGGCGGCTTCGAGGTCGCGCCGATCTACGGCAAGTTCTCGTTCTACGAGGGCGCGATCGGGCACTTCAGCATAGTGCTCTCCGGCGGCGCCGGCGTCGGCGGGACCCGGATCCAGCTCCAGGACAACCCCGAGCCCACCTTCGGCGACACGGGCATGAAGTTCGTCGGCCAGGTCGGCGCGGGCTTCCGCGTGCGGCTGAACGAAAACCTCCTCGTTCGCCTCGAGTTCCGCGACCTCGTCTACACGGCCAAGGTCGACCGGATCAATGGCTGCTCCGCCGCGGACCTCGACGCCATCAACCGCGGGTCGGGCTCCGTCACCGGGAGCTGCAAGGAGGAGAAGTTCTCCGGCAGCGATGCCAATGCGCAGAAGACCATCGCGGGCGAGCTCGTCAAGCAGCCCAGCTCGGACGTGCTGAACAACCTCGGCGTCTACGGCGGCGTCTCCTACACCTTCTAA
- a CDS encoding tetratricopeptide repeat protein, protein MKALFRVLTIAVGAATAAAPLVVHAAPPAKTGAKAAAPKANAKGGASAGKAEERQTPASFGGGPQLDESKRTAAADKKRDEAIAELKEIIPSIETGDQKSELLFQLAELWIEKSKYVYFGEFAVADERYKTWIECVNEEGESHCGVEPKADNHQSELYRTEALRLYEQILKDSPTYPRKDEVLFALATNLYEKGDKNGAIERHRDLVTQYPNSRFVGDSYIAMGEHYFNANDLARAETAYKKALESSVNEPRVYNFALYKLGWCAYNAGEYTDSLKKFQEVVDRSEAQRTKNEVALKGEAMRDMVMTWQSLGQVEEANDYYKRKTSKAGARNYFSMLANRYFSDGNNDLAIRALRLLIDEEPYDPRNPEYQSNIVRSYEGLRQRDRVVAEMKVLVANYKPGSAWSVANKSNQAALANAYDLSESAMRELVTQYHQEAQKTKEVKTYRLAAEIYKEYLDSFAESDSAYNLRFYYAEILWTLEEWEKAAEQYEVTYDKDPNGSYSKTAAYNALLAYEKLIAIDKGELERGNLRDDQKVDEKKGKGKDAKSKKIIAVTIDKNTKEEAIPKWETKMIEACDRYALIAAADPRLAADEINVRYKSAFIYYDRKHFTQAANRFGDIILKWPDDAQARKAADLSLNILEIREEWSDLARLSRAFYGNKKLAKPGEKWTQELAKIMEGAQYKYIDLIVYQKEKRSEEAAGMFRDFVKEFPKSDYASQALLYSMEIYTKANKLDQGMAVAEQLLTEYPTSQHRPAAIWSLAKFNEQTADFTKASSYFLQYAREWEEKVGLRPDPAGDPKKKLALKKPEDVIKANGDEAAKASDALFNAALWTEGMGDSERAIALFREYAEKYSTVPNAESPVKIAFHIAEIHDLQKDWSRAEKAYEDFLKLYEKRASAGEIFFARYKRARALEHLKRKDEAMKLLEVCAKEFPKVSEADRGKSDYRDAYAYSQFSLLEPKWKAYVAIKFDKVKTLKTALQAKMKTTPTMEADFRNVIAIGSGDWAIAALTRIGMMYQDFSRNFVESPDPPGLDFDQLDLYRAELENRAFPLEEKAIEAYEMALAKSYEIGVYNEYTLAAQDALNRFKPGEYGEVRQVAYTGSEFFSRASAALEASASFGSALEAKAKDGAVAAPVDAAEGSEEAPKAQEVAPAKKKGVLIMDKAAAK, encoded by the coding sequence ATGAAGGCATTGTTTCGTGTGCTGACGATCGCCGTCGGCGCGGCGACCGCAGCGGCACCTCTCGTGGTCCACGCTGCGCCGCCGGCCAAGACCGGAGCGAAGGCGGCGGCCCCCAAGGCCAACGCCAAGGGCGGCGCCTCTGCCGGAAAGGCTGAGGAGCGTCAGACGCCCGCATCCTTCGGCGGGGGGCCCCAGCTCGACGAGAGCAAGCGGACCGCCGCCGCCGACAAGAAGCGGGACGAGGCGATCGCGGAGCTCAAGGAGATCATCCCCTCCATCGAGACGGGCGATCAGAAGAGCGAGCTCCTCTTCCAGCTCGCCGAGCTCTGGATCGAGAAGTCCAAGTACGTCTACTTCGGGGAGTTCGCCGTCGCGGACGAGAGGTACAAGACCTGGATCGAGTGCGTGAACGAGGAGGGTGAGAGCCACTGCGGCGTCGAGCCCAAGGCGGACAACCACCAGTCCGAGCTCTACCGCACGGAGGCGCTCCGGCTCTACGAGCAGATCCTCAAGGACTCGCCGACCTATCCCCGCAAGGACGAGGTGCTCTTCGCGCTCGCGACGAACCTCTACGAGAAGGGCGACAAGAACGGCGCGATCGAGCGGCACCGCGACCTGGTGACGCAGTACCCGAACTCGCGCTTCGTCGGCGACTCCTACATCGCGATGGGCGAGCACTACTTCAACGCCAACGATCTCGCGAGGGCGGAGACGGCCTACAAGAAGGCCCTCGAGTCCTCGGTCAACGAGCCGCGCGTCTACAACTTCGCCCTCTACAAGCTGGGGTGGTGCGCCTACAACGCCGGCGAGTACACCGACTCCCTCAAGAAGTTCCAGGAGGTGGTCGACCGCTCCGAGGCCCAGCGCACGAAGAACGAGGTCGCGCTCAAGGGCGAGGCCATGCGCGACATGGTCATGACCTGGCAGTCGCTGGGCCAGGTCGAGGAGGCGAACGACTACTACAAGCGGAAGACCTCCAAGGCCGGCGCGCGAAACTACTTCTCGATGCTCGCCAACCGGTACTTCTCCGACGGCAACAACGACCTGGCGATCCGGGCGTTACGCCTCCTGATCGACGAGGAACCGTACGATCCGCGGAACCCCGAGTACCAGTCGAACATCGTCCGGTCCTACGAAGGTCTCCGCCAGCGTGACCGCGTCGTCGCCGAGATGAAGGTCCTGGTCGCGAACTACAAGCCGGGCTCCGCCTGGTCCGTCGCGAACAAGAGCAACCAGGCCGCCCTCGCGAACGCGTACGATCTCTCCGAGAGCGCGATGCGCGAGCTCGTGACCCAGTACCACCAGGAGGCGCAGAAGACCAAGGAGGTCAAGACGTACCGCCTGGCCGCCGAGATCTACAAGGAGTACCTCGACTCCTTCGCGGAGAGCGACAGCGCCTACAACCTCCGCTTCTACTACGCCGAGATCCTCTGGACCCTCGAGGAGTGGGAGAAGGCCGCCGAGCAGTACGAGGTGACCTACGACAAGGATCCCAACGGCAGCTACTCGAAGACCGCTGCCTACAACGCCCTCCTCGCGTACGAGAAGCTCATCGCCATCGACAAGGGCGAGCTCGAGCGCGGCAACCTCCGCGACGATCAGAAGGTCGACGAGAAGAAGGGCAAGGGCAAGGACGCGAAGAGCAAGAAGATCATCGCGGTCACCATCGACAAGAACACGAAGGAGGAGGCGATCCCGAAGTGGGAGACGAAGATGATCGAGGCGTGCGATCGCTATGCGCTCATCGCCGCCGCCGATCCCCGCCTCGCCGCCGACGAGATCAACGTCCGCTACAAGTCGGCCTTCATCTACTACGATCGCAAGCACTTCACCCAGGCCGCGAACCGCTTCGGCGACATCATCCTGAAGTGGCCCGACGACGCCCAGGCCCGCAAGGCGGCAGACCTCTCGCTGAACATCCTCGAGATCCGTGAGGAGTGGTCCGACCTCGCGCGCCTCTCCCGCGCCTTCTACGGCAACAAGAAGCTTGCCAAGCCCGGCGAGAAGTGGACGCAGGAGCTGGCCAAGATCATGGAAGGTGCGCAGTACAAGTACATCGACCTGATCGTCTACCAGAAGGAGAAGCGCTCGGAGGAGGCCGCAGGGATGTTCCGCGACTTCGTGAAGGAGTTCCCGAAGTCCGACTACGCGTCGCAGGCGCTCCTCTACTCGATGGAGATCTACACCAAGGCGAACAAGCTCGATCAGGGCATGGCCGTCGCGGAGCAGCTCCTCACCGAGTACCCGACCAGCCAGCACCGCCCGGCGGCGATCTGGTCGCTCGCCAAGTTCAACGAGCAGACCGCCGACTTCACGAAGGCCTCGTCCTACTTCCTCCAGTACGCGCGGGAGTGGGAGGAGAAGGTCGGACTCCGTCCGGATCCGGCTGGCGACCCGAAGAAGAAGCTCGCGCTGAAGAAGCCCGAGGACGTGATCAAGGCGAACGGCGACGAGGCAGCCAAGGCTTCGGACGCGCTGTTCAACGCCGCGCTCTGGACCGAAGGCATGGGTGACTCCGAGAGGGCCATCGCGCTCTTCCGGGAGTACGCCGAGAAGTACTCGACCGTTCCCAACGCCGAGTCTCCGGTGAAGATCGCCTTCCACATCGCCGAGATCCACGACCTGCAGAAGGACTGGTCGCGTGCGGAGAAGGCCTACGAGGACTTCCTCAAGCTCTACGAGAAGCGGGCTTCCGCCGGCGAGATCTTCTTCGCCCGGTACAAGCGCGCCCGCGCCCTCGAGCACCTGAAGCGCAAGGACGAGGCGATGAAGCTCCTCGAGGTCTGCGCCAAGGAGTTCCCGAAGGTCTCCGAGGCCGACCGCGGCAAGTCGGACTACCGCGACGCCTACGCCTACTCGCAGTTCTCGCTCCTCGAGCCGAAGTGGAAGGCCTACGTCGCGATCAAGTTCGACAAGGTCAAGACGCTGAAGACCGCGCTCCAGGCGAAGATGAAGACGACGCCGACCATGGAAGCCGATTTCCGGAACGTGATCGCCATCGGCTCCGGCGATTGGGCCATCGCGGCGCTGACCCGCATCGGCATGATGTACCAGGACTTCTCGCGGAACTTCGTGGAGTCGCCGGATCCTCCGGGCCTCGACTTCGACCAGCTCGACCTCTACCGGGCGGAGCTGGAGAACCGCGCCTTCCCGCTCGAGGAGAAGGCGATCGAGGCCTACGAGATGGCCCTGGCGAAGTCCTACGAGATCGGCGTGTACAACGAGTACACGTTGGCGGCCCAGGACGCGCTCAACCGGTTCAAGCCGGGTGAGTACGGCGAGGTCCGGCAGGTGGCGTACACGGGCTCGGAGTTCTTCTCGCGGGCGTCCGCCGCTCTCGAGGCCTCGGCCTCCTTCGGCTCGGCCCTCGAGGCCAAGGCCAAGGACGGCGCAGTCGCCGCTCCGGTCGACGCCGCAGAAGGCTCCGAGGAGGCCCCCAAGGCCCAGGAAGTGGCGCCCGCGAAGAAGAAGGGCGTCCTGATCATGGACAAGGCCGCGGCCAAGTAG
- the cglE gene encoding adventurous gliding motility protein CglE, translated as MKLLRSFLSVAVAAAVLVPALASAETPLSGVPTKIRRGFFTETNMGAFFTVGGDSGVSNAQVYLQLGVGYDLLAIDDHFLAVGVAFSQGASSGTCYGNRDGTACLDSATGEELGDNWSAQTLEASVVYGYQVAPRLLLTARGLGGAAFLEPMAFSDTKNPVPLMGGGIGAEYATQFDHFSLGLDVTGKYFLGPNVLGLAIAPRVKYTF; from the coding sequence ATGAAGCTACTTCGGTCCTTCCTCTCCGTCGCCGTCGCCGCCGCGGTCCTCGTGCCCGCGCTGGCGTCCGCCGAAACTCCTCTCTCCGGCGTTCCCACCAAGATCCGTCGCGGTTTCTTCACCGAGACCAACATGGGCGCGTTCTTCACGGTGGGCGGCGACAGCGGCGTCTCGAACGCGCAGGTCTACCTGCAGCTCGGTGTCGGCTACGATCTCCTCGCGATCGACGACCACTTCCTCGCGGTGGGTGTTGCCTTCTCGCAGGGCGCGTCGTCCGGAACCTGCTACGGCAACCGCGACGGGACGGCCTGCCTCGACTCGGCGACCGGCGAGGAGCTCGGTGACAACTGGTCGGCCCAGACCCTCGAGGCGAGCGTGGTCTACGGCTACCAGGTCGCGCCGCGTCTCCTCCTCACGGCCCGGGGCCTCGGTGGCGCTGCGTTCCTCGAGCCGATGGCCTTCTCGGACACCAAGAACCCGGTTCCGCTCATGGGTGGCGGTATCGGTGCCGAGTACGCCACGCAGTTCGACCACTTCTCGCTGGGCCTCGACGTGACCGGGAAATACTTCCTGGGACCGAACGTGCTCGGCTTGGCCATCGCGCCTCGCGTGAAGTACACGTTCTAG
- a CDS encoding AgmX/PglI C-terminal domain-containing protein, which produces MNNLMGGITGGAGQGDAHGVGGLGSRGTGPGGGGQGLGLGGLGTKGGGRGRGGMGNIDLGGRGKGTTRIIPGNTTVVGGLSKEVIGEVIRRHWNEIKYCYEKELQKDPNLQGKVAITFTIDGTGGVSEAAASQDTVGAGGQVGQCMVQRVRRWKFPEPKGGGQVLVTYPWVFRAAGADD; this is translated from the coding sequence ATGAACAACCTCATGGGCGGCATCACCGGCGGCGCCGGCCAGGGCGACGCGCACGGCGTCGGCGGCCTCGGCTCCCGCGGCACCGGCCCCGGTGGCGGCGGCCAGGGCCTCGGCCTCGGCGGCCTCGGCACCAAGGGCGGCGGTCGCGGCCGTGGCGGCATGGGCAACATCGACCTCGGCGGCCGTGGCAAGGGCACCACCCGGATCATCCCCGGCAACACCACGGTGGTCGGCGGCCTCTCCAAGGAGGTCATCGGCGAGGTGATCCGTCGGCACTGGAACGAGATCAAGTACTGCTACGAGAAGGAGCTCCAGAAGGATCCGAACCTCCAGGGCAAGGTCGCCATCACCTTCACCATCGACGGCACCGGCGGCGTGTCCGAGGCGGCTGCGTCGCAGGACACGGTCGGCGCGGGCGGCCAGGTCGGGCAGTGCATGGTGCAGCGGGTCCGGCGCTGGAAGTTCCCGGAGCCCAAGGGCGGCGGCCAGGTTCTCGTGACCTACCCCTGGGTGTTCCGCGCGGCGGGCGCCGACGACTAA
- a CDS encoding tetratricopeptide repeat protein — MIRNLRTTILGLLAAAALIPATAGAQADLTPAIRAYNENRFDQAAVFLYDFIAQSGEDANRAKADFFLGQTVEKMGLYQSALFFYSEIIKAGPSHPFYVPAAEGLVDVAEALQDDIFIPVLLNKEYSDEFQRIRPEYLHKINYMVGMVSYRAGQLEDAEAFLSVVPPESAYFARARYLLGIVEVQKGRQGGTEESMDSATRLANDYFKQVLGLRSTITLKYTDLSELRDLSRMGLARNFYGLGQYADAVKYYEEVPRFSPYWDQALFENGWARFQDKDFGGALGTLQALHAPQFAGSFQPESWILKSTIYYQACLYDEAKETLETYNTSYPQMVKQIQPLVESDREFADFYSLITDTKDRQKMPRAIYNYLAANKRVRSFRKYISSLETEKATIESVPAFRTSSLRGVLIEIVDRQKNMLESVAGKFVKGRLEDAMAVVKGFESQAKIIRFETSKAEKKRLESGVDYAQALGNQNLERPVIPAEDWEYWNFQGEFWIDEIGFYQFTLKSGCMERQAE, encoded by the coding sequence ATGATTCGCAATCTTCGCACGACCATTTTGGGCCTCCTCGCCGCCGCGGCCCTGATCCCGGCCACCGCTGGGGCACAGGCCGACCTGACGCCGGCGATCCGGGCGTACAACGAGAACCGCTTCGACCAGGCAGCGGTCTTCCTGTACGACTTCATCGCGCAGAGCGGGGAAGACGCTAACCGGGCCAAGGCCGACTTCTTCCTCGGGCAGACCGTGGAGAAGATGGGCCTCTACCAGAGCGCGCTCTTCTTCTACTCCGAGATCATCAAGGCCGGACCGTCGCACCCCTTCTACGTGCCCGCGGCCGAGGGACTCGTGGACGTCGCCGAGGCGCTGCAGGACGACATCTTCATCCCCGTGCTCCTCAACAAGGAGTACAGCGACGAGTTCCAGCGGATCCGGCCCGAGTACCTGCACAAGATCAACTACATGGTCGGCATGGTCTCGTACCGCGCCGGCCAGCTCGAGGACGCGGAGGCCTTCCTCTCGGTTGTTCCGCCCGAGAGCGCCTACTTCGCTCGCGCTCGCTACCTGCTCGGGATCGTGGAGGTCCAGAAGGGCCGCCAGGGCGGGACCGAGGAGTCGATGGATTCGGCGACGCGCCTCGCCAACGACTACTTCAAGCAGGTGCTCGGGCTGCGCTCGACCATCACGCTCAAGTACACGGATCTCTCCGAGCTCCGCGACCTGTCCCGCATGGGCCTCGCCCGCAACTTCTACGGCCTCGGCCAGTACGCCGACGCGGTGAAGTACTACGAGGAGGTTCCCCGCTTCTCGCCCTACTGGGATCAGGCCCTCTTCGAAAACGGCTGGGCCCGCTTCCAGGACAAGGACTTCGGCGGCGCGCTCGGCACGCTCCAGGCGCTCCACGCCCCGCAGTTCGCCGGCTCGTTCCAGCCGGAGTCATGGATCCTCAAGTCCACCATCTACTACCAGGCCTGCCTCTACGACGAGGCCAAGGAGACGCTGGAGACCTACAACACCAGCTATCCGCAGATGGTGAAGCAGATCCAGCCGCTGGTGGAGTCGGATCGGGAGTTCGCCGATTTCTACTCCCTGATCACCGACACCAAGGACCGGCAGAAGATGCCGCGGGCGATCTACAACTACCTCGCCGCCAACAAGCGGGTGCGTAGCTTCCGCAAGTACATTTCCTCGCTCGAGACCGAGAAGGCCACGATCGAGTCCGTACCGGCGTTCCGCACCTCCTCGCTCCGCGGCGTCCTGATCGAGATCGTCGATCGCCAGAAGAACATGCTCGAGAGCGTCGCCGGCAAGTTCGTGAAGGGCCGCCTCGAGGACGCCATGGCAGTGGTGAAGGGCTTCGAGAGCCAGGCCAAGATCATCCGCTTCGAGACCTCGAAGGCCGAGAAGAAGCGCCTGGAGTCGGGCGTGGACTACGCGCAGGCCCTCGGGAATCAGAACCTCGAGCGCCCCGTGATCCCGGCCGAGGACTGGGAGTACTGGAATTTCCAGGGCGAGTTCTGGATCGACGAGATCGGCTTCTATCAGTTCACGCTCAAGTCCGGGTGCATGGAACGCCAGGCCGAGTGA